The Exiguobacterium acetylicum genome includes a window with the following:
- a CDS encoding glycosyltransferase — protein MKIPIVCYKFPPHYSGYGKQLSTILKEMQNVDKKRKFIILTAFGKSYEGENFSVKSFGFDYSKSNKKTLYSFSLKVLLWIIKNRKNIPLVHCIKAGPEAFFTKVGCIITSKPIIVKIAQDELSSRELKNKNMINKLRIRFRQRFLLHSTNLIAISSDIQKLLNNSISGNSKVWFIPNGVDTRKFNVESKINESESVDLLYVGAINRRKGIYDLLEALNTIKLDKKANLTLCGPLLEDLNFEKKLRDINENKNNLEVKYLGNVDNVDQIMNRSDVFLLLSYSEGLPNVLLEASSSGLPLIGTDIPGSRDIVQNDFNGKIVDPGDILGIKNAIQFFVNKSDCIDKMGNNSRKLIESKYDVNVVAKQYFNMYNELSGVNHEKN, from the coding sequence ATGAAGATACCTATAGTTTGTTATAAATTCCCTCCGCATTATTCTGGTTATGGAAAGCAATTATCTACAATACTTAAAGAAATGCAGAATGTTGATAAAAAACGCAAATTTATTATTTTAACTGCTTTTGGTAAAAGTTATGAAGGGGAAAATTTTTCTGTTAAATCCTTTGGCTTTGATTACAGTAAATCTAATAAAAAGACCCTTTATTCATTTTCATTAAAAGTACTGCTTTGGATTATTAAAAACAGAAAAAATATACCATTAGTTCATTGTATAAAAGCTGGGCCAGAGGCTTTTTTCACAAAAGTTGGATGTATTATAACAAGCAAGCCTATAATTGTAAAAATCGCACAAGATGAACTTAGCAGTAGAGAGTTAAAAAACAAAAATATGATAAATAAATTAAGGATTAGATTTCGACAAAGATTTTTATTACATTCAACAAATTTAATTGCAATAAGTTCTGATATTCAAAAATTATTGAATAACTCAATTAGTGGAAATTCGAAAGTTTGGTTTATACCGAATGGGGTTGACACAAGAAAATTTAATGTTGAATCAAAAATAAATGAATCTGAAAGTGTGGATCTTTTATATGTAGGTGCAATTAACAGAAGGAAAGGGATTTACGATTTACTTGAAGCATTAAACACAATTAAGTTAGATAAAAAAGCAAACTTAACTTTATGTGGTCCGTTACTGGAGGATTTAAATTTTGAAAAGAAACTCAGAGATATAAATGAAAACAAAAATAATCTTGAAGTGAAGTATCTTGGAAATGTCGACAATGTTGATCAAATCATGAATAGATCTGATGTATTTCTATTGCTCTCATATTCAGAAGGATTGCCTAATGTTTTGCTTGAAGCATCTTCTTCTGGTCTACCTTTAATAGGCACAGATATTCCTGGAAGTAGGGACATAGTTCAAAATGATTTTAACGGAAAAATAGTTGATCCTGGAGACATATTAGGTATAAAAAATGCTATACAGTTTTTTGTTAATAAATCCGATTGTATTGATAAAATGGGCAATAACTCTAGAAAATTAATAGAGTCTAAATACGATGTTAATGTAGTTGCTAAACAATATTTTAATATGTATAACGAACTATCAGGAGTTAATCATGAGAAAAATTAA
- a CDS encoding glycosyltransferase family 2 protein: protein MPKVSVIIPTYKRSELLADAIKSVTSQTEKDIEIIVVSDGVDEKTQDVVRKLQQNDSRILYFDYPKSKGGNYARNFGVKKSQSDIIAFLDDDDTWNSLKIQKQLEILSKNKSTGLVYTGINQVYPEKNISFKSIPKFKGSLAKKIFFRNYIGTTSTVLMRKKIFVQAGGFDTNLKAMQDYDLWIRSCQLCLVDYVKTPEVNYYNRSSSNQISIDTDKYKEAFKYIFNKYSNKYEQLTSKELRFIKANHYKLIANKHNKNGDIKNSLKYSIEGFKKEKTFKNFIYIFIMTFNFDLQIFIRSLTQK from the coding sequence ATGCCTAAAGTTTCGGTAATTATACCTACCTATAAAAGAAGTGAATTGTTAGCTGATGCAATTAAAAGTGTTACATCTCAAACTGAAAAAGATATTGAGATAATTGTCGTATCGGATGGAGTAGATGAGAAAACTCAAGATGTAGTGAGAAAACTTCAACAAAATGATAGCAGAATCTTATATTTTGACTATCCAAAATCTAAGGGTGGAAATTATGCAAGAAATTTTGGTGTGAAAAAATCTCAAAGCGATATTATTGCGTTTTTAGATGATGATGATACTTGGAACAGTTTAAAAATACAAAAACAATTAGAAATTTTGAGTAAAAATAAAAGTACAGGTTTAGTCTATACAGGTATTAATCAAGTATATCCAGAAAAAAATATATCATTTAAATCGATCCCTAAATTTAAAGGATCTTTAGCTAAAAAAATTTTTTTCAGGAATTATATTGGCACTACTTCAACTGTTTTGATGAGAAAAAAAATTTTTGTACAAGCTGGCGGATTTGATACAAACCTTAAAGCTATGCAAGATTATGATTTATGGATTAGGTCTTGTCAGTTATGTTTAGTTGATTATGTTAAAACGCCTGAAGTGAATTATTATAATCGCTCAAGTTCTAATCAAATATCAATAGATACGGATAAATACAAGGAAGCATTCAAGTATATTTTTAATAAATACTCAAATAAATACGAACAGCTAACATCAAAAGAACTTCGATTTATAAAAGCTAATCATTACAAACTTATAGCCAACAAACATAATAAAAACGGTGATATTAAAAATTCTCTTAAATATAGTATAGAAGGATTTAAAAAAGAAAAAACCTTTAAGAATTTTATATATATTTTTATAATGACTTTCAATTTTGATTTACAGATATTTATTAGATCATTGACTCAAAAATAG
- a CDS encoding ATP-grasp fold amidoligase family protein, with the protein MKKLIKKLKLNKLYSLFDVLPDKSAVKMQHFLSVGRIPNLQDPQRFSEKIHWYKLNYENDLMTQCADKYLMRQYIEKKGYGEYLPKLYAAFNSVDEIDFEALPNSFAIKCNNGSGTNEFVANKSKVNLEELKKVIKGWEKVNTLSIGREWAYKNIPQKIIVEELLIAEDVFQKKNGLNDYKVLCFNGTPEYIWVDVSRHTNHQRNFYNLKWDFKDIKTDKPNSSASIDKPENLKRMIAISQNLAKDFPFVRVDFYEVNKKLYIGELTFYPWSGCIKFTPDQFDYELGKKFDIEQLARKNKYA; encoded by the coding sequence ATGAAAAAACTAATTAAGAAGTTAAAGTTAAATAAATTATATTCATTGTTTGATGTGTTACCAGATAAATCAGCTGTAAAAATGCAGCATTTTTTATCAGTAGGGAGAATACCTAATTTACAAGATCCACAACGATTTTCTGAAAAAATTCACTGGTACAAGTTAAATTATGAGAATGATTTAATGACTCAATGCGCTGACAAATATTTAATGCGTCAATATATTGAGAAAAAAGGCTACGGAGAATATCTTCCGAAATTATACGCAGCATTTAATTCTGTTGATGAAATTGATTTCGAAGCACTCCCAAACTCCTTTGCAATTAAATGTAATAATGGATCAGGTACTAATGAATTTGTAGCGAATAAATCTAAAGTAAATTTAGAAGAATTAAAAAAAGTGATAAAAGGATGGGAAAAAGTAAACACTTTAAGTATTGGAAGAGAATGGGCGTACAAAAATATACCTCAAAAAATTATTGTTGAAGAATTATTAATTGCCGAAGACGTTTTTCAAAAGAAAAATGGTCTAAATGATTATAAAGTATTATGTTTTAATGGTACACCTGAATATATTTGGGTGGACGTATCTAGACATACCAATCATCAAAGAAATTTTTATAATTTAAAATGGGATTTTAAGGATATAAAAACTGATAAGCCAAACTCTTCTGCATCAATAGATAAGCCAGAAAATTTAAAAAGAATGATAGCAATATCACAAAATTTAGCTAAAGATTTTCCGTTTGTAAGAGTTGATTTTTATGAAGTTAATAAAAAATTATATATTGGAGAATTGACATTTTATCCATGGAGCGGTTGTATAAAGTTCACTCCAGATCAGTTCGACTATGAGTTGGGAAAAAAATTCGATATAGAACAATTAGCGAGGAAAAATAAGTATGCCTAA
- a CDS encoding glycosyltransferase, producing the protein MQKYSVLMSVYDKESPENLESSLKSMLDQTVCPEEIIVVEDGPLNKQLKMVINKLSIENPNIIKSIPLEKNVGLGKALDIGIEYCKYELIARMDSDDISLPNRCELQLKKFNSNPNLVLLGTMIDEFYDDPNKIISSRVVPTEYSAIKKFMRRRSPFNHPTVMYKKSAVKTAGGYGEMKRKQDLDLFSRMINKGYHAENLSESLLLFRSNRDNYRRRKSWSYCKSYIDVQLQIFKRGHCTFLDFLYVLITQMIIYIIPYKLWVFVSDKLLRKNNIVKEDLYEKTN; encoded by the coding sequence ATGCAAAAGTATAGTGTTCTAATGTCAGTATATGATAAAGAGTCACCAGAAAATCTAGAATCAAGTTTAAAGAGCATGCTTGATCAAACAGTATGCCCAGAAGAAATTATAGTTGTAGAAGATGGTCCTTTGAATAAGCAACTTAAAATGGTCATTAATAAATTATCAATTGAGAATCCTAATATAATTAAATCAATACCACTCGAAAAAAATGTCGGTTTAGGTAAAGCCTTGGATATTGGGATTGAATATTGTAAATACGAATTGATTGCAAGAATGGATTCTGATGATATTTCTTTACCTAATCGTTGCGAACTACAATTAAAAAAATTCAATTCTAATCCTAACCTTGTATTATTAGGAACAATGATTGATGAATTTTATGATGATCCAAACAAAATAATTTCTTCTAGAGTAGTTCCAACTGAATATTCAGCAATAAAAAAATTTATGAGAAGAAGAAGTCCTTTTAATCATCCAACTGTCATGTATAAAAAATCGGCAGTTAAAACTGCCGGTGGCTATGGTGAAATGAAACGAAAGCAAGATTTAGATTTGTTCTCAAGAATGATTAATAAAGGATATCATGCTGAAAATTTGTCAGAATCACTACTATTATTTCGTTCAAATAGGGACAATTACAGAAGAAGAAAAAGCTGGAGTTATTGCAAAAGCTATATTGATGTACAACTGCAAATTTTCAAAAGAGGACACTGTACATTCCTCGATTTTCTATATGTATTAATAACACAAATGATAATTTATATAATACCATACAAATTGTGGGTTTTTGTGTCTGATAAGTTATTGCGTAAAAATAATATAGTGAAAGAGGATTTGTATGAAAAAACTAATTAA
- a CDS encoding NAD-dependent epimerase/dehydratase family protein: protein MKSILITGENSYIGNALSNWIDERYSNDITYTKLSIRTDSWKKENFNKFQSIVHVSGIAHNSNDKNLKNIYYEVNTDLTIKIAQKAKKDGVKHFIFLSSIIVYNANKDKKIDLNTIPNPSNYYSDSKLKAEEGLLQLQDHNFKISIIRPPMVYGPNCKGNFSKLSKISKKTLLFPDIKNSRSMIFVSNLCEFLSKVIINEVDGFLYPQNEEYVKTSEIVKEIASYHNKKVFFVKTPKILIFFLSKSKLYKKIFGDLVYDKKMSSQKIYNYNIFTFKESIVETEKEKRI from the coding sequence ATGAAATCAATTTTGATTACTGGCGAAAATAGTTATATAGGTAATGCTCTTAGCAATTGGATTGATGAAAGATACAGTAATGATATCACTTATACTAAATTAAGTATTAGAACAGATAGTTGGAAAAAGGAAAATTTCAATAAATTTCAATCTATCGTTCATGTTTCTGGAATCGCACATAATTCTAACGATAAAAATTTAAAAAATATTTATTATGAAGTAAATACGGATTTAACAATAAAAATTGCTCAAAAAGCTAAAAAAGATGGTGTAAAGCATTTTATTTTTCTTAGTAGCATAATTGTTTATAACGCGAATAAAGATAAAAAAATAGATTTGAATACAATACCTAATCCGTCTAATTATTATTCAGATAGTAAGTTGAAAGCAGAAGAAGGTCTTTTACAATTACAAGATCATAACTTTAAAATTTCAATCATACGACCTCCAATGGTATATGGACCTAATTGTAAAGGTAATTTTTCTAAATTATCAAAAATATCTAAAAAAACTTTATTATTTCCTGATATAAAAAATAGTAGAAGTATGATTTTTGTATCTAATTTGTGCGAATTTTTATCGAAAGTAATCATAAATGAAGTGGATGGTTTTTTATATCCTCAAAACGAAGAATATGTAAAAACTTCAGAAATAGTTAAAGAAATTGCAAGTTATCACAATAAAAAAGTATTCTTTGTGAAAACACCAAAAATTTTAATTTTCTTTTTATCTAAAAGTAAATTATATAAAAAAATTTTTGGAGATTTAGTCTATGACAAAAAAATGAGTTCGCAAAAAATATATAATTATAATATTTTTACTTTTAAAGAATCTATTGTTGAAACTGAAAAAGAAAAGAGAATCTAA
- a CDS encoding sugar transferase: protein MSYMAFKRSLGFFLALVACIVLIPVFLFIMGAIKFESRGPVFFKQKRVGLKKSHFNILKFRTMYIETPQDTPTHLLADPDVYITRVGKFLRKTSLDELPQLFNILKGEMSFVGPRPALWNQYDLIDERDKYGANDTLPGLTGWAQINGRDELPIGIKAKLDGDYVKRMGIIMDTRCFIATIFSVLKSDGVVEGGTGTISSKEAASAKE, encoded by the coding sequence ATGAGTTATATGGCGTTTAAACGTTCGCTAGGGTTTTTCTTGGCGCTGGTAGCGTGTATCGTGTTGATCCCGGTTTTCCTCTTCATCATGGGGGCAATCAAATTTGAATCTCGCGGACCCGTCTTCTTCAAACAAAAACGGGTAGGTCTGAAAAAGAGTCATTTCAATATTTTGAAGTTCCGGACGATGTATATCGAGACACCTCAGGATACGCCGACTCATTTGCTTGCTGATCCGGATGTCTATATTACACGTGTCGGGAAATTCTTACGTAAGACAAGTCTCGATGAATTACCACAACTATTCAATATTCTTAAAGGTGAGATGAGCTTTGTCGGACCACGTCCTGCACTTTGGAATCAATATGATTTGATTGATGAACGCGATAAGTATGGCGCGAATGATACGTTACCAGGATTAACAGGGTGGGCACAAATCAACGGACGAGATGAACTACCAATCGGAATCAAAGCGAAGTTAGATGGCGATTATGTTAAGCGTATGGGGATTATCATGGATACACGTTGTTTCATTGCAACGATTTTCAGTGTGTTGAAAAGCGATGGTGTAGTTGAAGGTGGTACTGGAACAATTTCATCAAAAGAAGCTGCAAGTGCGAAGGAGTAA
- a CDS encoding polysaccharide biosynthesis protein: MKIYYYIRTITLACLDAIALVIAMGFAYFFLYPKELFQTIDSRSLLQSAAIFAVLFVIIAFAMKLYRVNWKYASIQEAMTLSLSLALSSLGLVMVQVTMFGQVLERITILSFIISLLLLGAIRVTLRLLGVGQHWRKYALPRRMVKSRKRTLVIGAGRAGRALVRQLYASPFHELKPVAFVDDDPKNLHFMIQGLEVAGTTNDLKAVIERHKIEAIVLAIPSLSQQRRIELITEAKTLCEDVQTLPMIEELVTGKISVNAIRDVSIADLLGREPVELDISGIKGEIEGRTVLVTGAGGSIGSEICRQIIQFNPTTLLLLGHGENSIYLIERELRALQTSINLVPVIADVQDRMRLEDIFTQHRPDVVFHAAAHKHVPLMEANPYESVKNNVYGTKNVAEVAHLHQVERFVMISTDKAVNPTNVMGSTKRIAEMIVQDLGKRSETKFAVVRFGNVLGSRGSVIPLFKSQIAGGGPVTVTHPEMTRFFMTIPEASRLVIQAGILADGGEVFVLDMGEPVKIVDLAKNMIELSGFTEDEMPIVFSGIRPGEKMYEELLKDGEVDPEAIYPKIFVGRTKQVEPVEAILQMVENHHLNPIQLRNVLLDIANDVAMKEKKLV, from the coding sequence GTGAAGATCTATTATTATATCCGAACGATCACACTGGCCTGTTTAGACGCAATCGCACTCGTCATCGCAATGGGATTTGCTTATTTTTTCTTATATCCGAAGGAATTATTCCAAACCATCGATAGTCGTTCTTTGTTACAATCAGCGGCTATCTTTGCGGTGCTGTTCGTGATTATTGCTTTTGCGATGAAGTTGTATCGCGTCAATTGGAAGTATGCAAGTATTCAGGAAGCGATGACGTTATCGTTATCACTCGCTCTTAGTTCACTTGGACTCGTGATGGTTCAAGTGACGATGTTCGGTCAAGTATTGGAACGAATCACGATTCTGAGTTTTATAATCAGTCTCTTATTACTAGGAGCAATTCGTGTCACGTTACGGCTACTTGGTGTGGGTCAGCACTGGCGCAAATATGCACTACCAAGACGGATGGTGAAGTCACGGAAACGGACGCTTGTCATCGGTGCTGGACGCGCAGGTCGAGCATTGGTGAGACAGCTATATGCATCACCATTCCATGAACTGAAGCCAGTCGCATTCGTAGACGATGATCCAAAGAATCTGCATTTCATGATTCAAGGACTTGAAGTCGCTGGTACGACGAACGATTTAAAAGCAGTCATCGAGCGACACAAAATTGAAGCGATTGTCTTAGCGATTCCTTCATTGTCGCAACAACGGCGGATTGAATTGATCACGGAAGCGAAAACGCTTTGCGAGGATGTTCAAACGTTGCCGATGATCGAAGAACTCGTCACCGGAAAAATCTCGGTCAACGCAATTCGGGACGTCTCGATTGCCGATTTACTTGGACGTGAACCGGTCGAGTTGGATATTTCCGGGATTAAAGGAGAAATCGAAGGACGAACAGTTCTCGTTACAGGTGCAGGTGGATCAATCGGATCAGAAATCTGTCGTCAAATCATTCAGTTTAATCCAACGACGCTTCTCTTGCTCGGTCACGGGGAGAACAGTATTTATTTGATTGAACGAGAACTACGTGCTCTGCAGACATCAATCAACTTAGTACCGGTTATCGCAGATGTACAAGATCGAATGCGATTAGAAGACATCTTTACACAACATCGACCAGATGTCGTCTTCCATGCAGCAGCACATAAACATGTGCCATTAATGGAAGCAAATCCATATGAGTCGGTCAAGAACAATGTATATGGAACGAAAAATGTCGCGGAAGTTGCTCATTTACATCAGGTCGAGCGGTTCGTCATGATTTCAACGGATAAGGCAGTCAACCCGACGAACGTCATGGGTTCGACGAAGCGAATTGCCGAGATGATCGTTCAGGATTTAGGAAAACGAAGTGAAACGAAATTCGCTGTCGTCCGATTCGGAAATGTTTTAGGAAGCCGCGGCTCGGTCATTCCACTCTTTAAGTCACAGATCGCGGGCGGTGGGCCGGTCACCGTGACGCATCCAGAAATGACGCGTTTTTTCATGACGATTCCAGAAGCAAGCCGTCTTGTCATTCAAGCGGGTATCTTAGCGGATGGGGGAGAAGTTTTCGTCCTTGATATGGGAGAACCGGTTAAAATCGTTGATCTTGCGAAGAACATGATTGAATTAAGTGGGTTTACGGAAGATGAGATGCCAATCGTCTTCTCGGGCATTCGTCCAGGTGAAAAGATGTATGAAGAGTTGCTGAAAGATGGAGAAGTCGATCCGGAAGCAATCTATCCGAAGATTTTCGTAGGACGGACAAAACAGGTCGAACCGGTAGAAGCAATTCTACAAATGGTCGAAAATCATCACTTGAATCCGATTCAGTTACGGAACGTATTACTCGATATCGCCAACGATGTCGCAATGAAAGAAAAAAAATTAGTATAA